One genomic region from Sulfurimonas sp. encodes:
- a CDS encoding nickel-dependent hydrogenase large subunit, with protein MSKRVIVDPITRIEGHLRAEVIVGDDGIVKDAFVSSTLWRGLEVIAKGRDPRNVPLMMQRICGVCTYSHYLKSTMAIEDALGITIPLNAELVRTLMNAALFMHDHVVHFYHLHGVDWVDIVSALSADPAKASKLAFKYSKSPIATGENDLIRVQEKIGKFAKNPQGLGPFANAYWGHGTYKFTPEQNLIALSHYLHALEIQRVAAQLLAIFGGKNPHPQSLAVGGVTCVMDILNPAKMGEYMVKFQKIADFINNAYYPDIVMAGEMFKTEGSVVKQIGVLNFMAYEDFVIGRGEKLFNTGIVMNGDLTKVFELNEDLITEEATHSWYKNDKPLHPYDGETDPNYTGFVDGETVGPDGKMIKSKQINEKDKYSWIKSPRYDGKPMEVGPLACLVVGYASGNKKIQKLVNDFLKVTGLPVGALFTTLGRTAARMLQAKLVADNALVAFNNLIENLKVDQETCATYTIDKNKEYKGRGMGDVPRGMLSHWIRIKNGVVENYQAVVPSTWNAGPMDSKGVKGPYEADLVGLKIENLSQPLEIIRIIHSYDPCIACAVHVMDTKGNELSVYKLDPLYGGCSV; from the coding sequence ATGTCAAAAAGAGTAATAGTAGATCCAATAACAAGAATAGAAGGACATCTAAGAGCTGAAGTTATCGTTGGTGATGATGGTATTGTAAAAGATGCTTTTGTTTCTTCAACTTTATGGAGAGGTTTAGAGGTTATAGCAAAAGGAAGAGATCCAAGAAATGTACCACTAATGATGCAAAGAATTTGTGGTGTATGTACTTATTCTCATTATTTAAAAAGTACAATGGCTATTGAAGATGCATTAGGAATTACAATTCCTTTAAATGCTGAACTAGTAAGAACACTTATGAATGCTGCATTATTTATGCATGATCATGTTGTTCACTTTTATCATCTTCATGGTGTTGACTGGGTTGATATCGTTTCAGCACTTAGTGCAGACCCTGCAAAAGCTAGTAAATTGGCGTTTAAATATTCAAAAAGCCCAATAGCTACTGGTGAAAATGATCTTATAAGAGTTCAAGAAAAAATAGGAAAATTTGCTAAGAATCCTCAAGGACTTGGGCCATTTGCAAACGCATATTGGGGACATGGAACTTACAAGTTCACTCCAGAACAAAATCTAATAGCACTTTCACATTATTTACACGCTTTAGAAATTCAAAGAGTAGCTGCGCAATTATTAGCTATTTTTGGTGGTAAAAATCCACATCCACAAAGTTTAGCGGTTGGTGGAGTTACCTGTGTTATGGATATATTAAACCCAGCTAAAATGGGTGAATATATGGTTAAATTTCAAAAAATTGCTGATTTTATTAATAATGCTTACTACCCAGATATCGTTATGGCTGGAGAGATGTTTAAAACTGAAGGTTCAGTTGTTAAGCAAATAGGTGTTCTTAACTTTATGGCATACGAAGATTTTGTTATTGGTAGAGGTGAAAAACTATTCAATACAGGAATCGTTATGAATGGAGATTTAACTAAAGTATTTGAATTAAATGAAGATTTAATTACTGAAGAAGCAACTCACTCATGGTACAAAAATGATAAACCACTTCATCCTTATGATGGTGAAACAGATCCAAACTATACAGGTTTTGTAGATGGAGAAACTGTTGGACCAGATGGTAAGATGATTAAGTCTAAACAGATTAATGAAAAAGATAAATATAGTTGGATTAAATCACCTAGATATGATGGTAAACCGATGGAAGTTGGTCCACTAGCATGTTTAGTTGTTGGTTATGCAAGTGGTAATAAAAAGATTCAAAAACTTGTTAACGACTTCTTAAAAGTAACAGGTCTTCCTGTTGGAGCACTGTTTACTACGCTAGGTAGAACAGCCGCAAGAATGTTACAAGCAAAATTAGTTGCAGATAATGCACTTGTAGCTTTTAACAATCTAATTGAGAACTTAAAAGTTGATCAAGAAACTTGTGCTACCTATACTATTGATAAAAACAAAGAGTATAAAGGTAGAGGTATGGGTGATGTTCCTCGTGGAATGTTAAGTCACTGGATAAGAATTAAAAATGGTGTTGTAGAAAATTATCAAGCTGTTGTTCCATCTACTTGGAATGCAGGTCCTATGGATTCAAAAGGTGTTAAAGGACCTTATGAAGCTGATTTAGTTGGATTAAAAATTGAAAATTTATCTCAACCATTAGAGATTATTAGAATTATTCATTCTTATGACCCTTGTATTGCTTGTGCTGTTCATGTTATGGATACAAAAGGTAACGAGCTGAGTGTCTATAAATTAGATCCTCTTTATGGCGGATGTAGCGTATAA
- the cybH gene encoding Ni/Fe-hydrogenase, b-type cytochrome subunit, which yields MNNEAHGNIEMVREEEFGSPYRWQHWIRALSIVALTLTGFYIADPFLTPAVNAEPTNFMQALIRSWHVIFGFVLISAVIFKSYLFLFTKKCSIERSSLMDVLNPLVWGKQIGYYLLVSKHPKLKGVYNPIQFMAYVTLYIMLFALIITGLILYVHVYHQGLGGALYDTMKSIEVMIGGLATVRTIHHILTWGIMLFVLGHVYMAVYNAVFGKEGGMDAIFSGLKWRKKD from the coding sequence ATGAATAATGAAGCTCATGGAAATATTGAAATGGTACGCGAAGAAGAATTCGGGTCACCATATAGATGGCAACATTGGATAAGAGCATTATCTATTGTTGCTCTAACGCTAACAGGATTTTATATTGCTGATCCATTTTTAACACCAGCAGTAAATGCTGAACCAACAAATTTCATGCAAGCTCTTATTAGATCTTGGCATGTGATTTTTGGATTTGTTCTAATATCAGCAGTAATATTTAAAAGTTATCTGTTTTTATTTACAAAAAAATGTAGTATAGAAAGATCATCTTTGATGGATGTTCTAAATCCTCTAGTATGGGGTAAGCAAATTGGGTACTATTTACTAGTATCTAAGCATCCAAAACTAAAAGGGGTATATAATCCTATTCAGTTTATGGCGTATGTTACTTTATATATAATGTTATTTGCTCTTATTATTACAGGGTTGATACTTTATGTTCATGTATACCATCAAGGTCTTGGTGGAGCGTTATATGATACTATGAAAAGTATTGAAGTTATGATTGGTGGACTTGCAACAGTTCGTACTATTCACCATATTCTAACTTGGGGTATTATGTTATTTGTTTTAGGTCATGTTTATATGGCTGTTTATAATGCTGTCTTTGGTAAAGAGGGTGGAATGGACGCAATATTTAGTGGCTTGAAATGGCGTAAAAAAGATTAA
- a CDS encoding HyaD/HybD family hydrogenase maturation endopeptidase: protein MKILILGIGNVLFGDEGIGVHLTNFLDEKYSFASEEHSVSLVDGGTLAQILIPIITDYDRVVLIDCVNVKDGNIGDVYSFDFSAVPDYITWQGSAHEVEMLQTLQMIDMLGDLPPVKIVGVIPYVIGEDTTFTITKEVLNACLTMEDSIIKYMEELGMEVSIKNKDVDLQEVAKTSYLRGTECY from the coding sequence GTGAAAATATTAATTTTAGGTATCGGTAATGTATTGTTTGGTGATGAAGGTATTGGCGTTCATTTAACAAATTTTTTAGATGAAAAATATAGTTTTGCATCTGAAGAACATAGTGTTAGTTTAGTTGATGGTGGTACACTTGCTCAAATTTTAATACCAATCATTACAGATTACGACAGAGTTGTTCTTATAGACTGTGTAAATGTAAAAGATGGAAATATAGGTGATGTTTATAGTTTTGATTTTAGTGCAGTTCCTGATTATATAACTTGGCAAGGTAGTGCACATGAAGTAGAGATGCTACAAACTTTACAGATGATTGATATGCTAGGCGACCTTCCTCCTGTAAAAATTGTTGGAGTGATTCCCTATGTTATTGGAGAAGATACAACATTTACAATTACAAAAGAAGTTTTAAACGCTTGTTTAACGATGGAAGACTCAATCATTAAATATATGGAAGAGTTAGGCATGGAAGTAAGTATAAAAAATAAAGATGTTGATCTTCAAGAAGTTGCAAAAACATCTTATTTGAGAGGTACAGAGTGTTATTAG
- a CDS encoding hydrogenase encodes MLLEFVFEYSSSSLVYEKVLLRVLKNSNLEGKLVKIDKTIKLYVSSENSVELEEFANKLSLELPHSIFLNNTEVNVVDTLPEEEFVLEEKSKPALSFCPSCLKKVLDESSADFYNSFCECEVCGYDVNLDAKNHQTDFQRIAKSISDGNIVKVNTFYGEYFLGKLSQKCNDISFDILSYDLSSIQNYTSATENEIIALGAIEKPLIELKTNLKFKVDFEGVEKELVRFKLADDLILHFISLELQKNGINFVFMTQDKIDYQDELLLIEPKINLKPIECVVGEKNIIILSGNKGLPKFNLSSEKVVPFVGAFNSVIKEHKLFDKTVVGLNLSKDYHNNILAFSKKFGMIEYLSFKFEFSSIAQIFEAIDASDEKASKLLSSYKEKYPEHCEKISKITFDDKDLNVYKLWGIIAIILDMSDDEDLYESANTLEKNAKLFLGSKGPRIDYKLSTIKGKVFLDPLMVIRTAMTFRLAGIDPLSLCYGVIESFVEFVSGQLDDIKESLSTDVVVVTGSLLGNNHLFSKLDKEVSINHELYFNKEISVDGDNILYGGNELVAD; translated from the coding sequence GTGTTATTAGAGTTTGTATTTGAATATTCATCATCATCTTTAGTTTATGAAAAAGTTCTTTTAAGAGTTTTAAAAAACTCAAACTTAGAGGGCAAACTTGTTAAAATAGATAAAACGATAAAACTTTATGTAAGTTCTGAGAATTCAGTTGAATTAGAAGAGTTTGCAAATAAGCTTTCTTTAGAACTTCCTCATTCAATATTTTTAAATAATACAGAAGTAAATGTTGTTGATACTCTTCCCGAAGAAGAGTTTGTTTTAGAAGAAAAATCAAAACCTGCTTTATCCTTTTGTCCAAGTTGTCTGAAAAAAGTTTTAGATGAGTCAAGTGCTGACTTTTATAACTCATTTTGTGAATGTGAAGTGTGTGGTTATGATGTAAATCTAGATGCTAAGAATCATCAAACAGACTTTCAAAGAATTGCTAAGTCTATTAGTGATGGAAATATTGTAAAAGTAAATACTTTTTATGGTGAATATTTTTTAGGTAAATTAAGTCAAAAGTGTAATGACATTTCTTTTGATATTTTAAGTTACGACCTTTCCTCAATACAAAACTATACAAGTGCAACAGAAAATGAGATAATTGCTCTAGGTGCGATTGAAAAACCACTTATAGAGTTAAAAACAAACCTAAAGTTTAAAGTTGATTTTGAGGGAGTTGAGAAAGAACTAGTAAGATTTAAATTAGCAGATGATTTAATCCTTCACTTTATCTCTTTAGAATTGCAAAAAAATGGAATTAATTTTGTTTTTATGACTCAAGATAAAATTGATTACCAAGATGAGTTACTTTTAATTGAGCCAAAAATTAATCTAAAACCGATTGAGTGTGTAGTTGGAGAAAAAAATATTATTATTTTAAGTGGAAATAAAGGACTACCAAAATTTAATCTTTCTTCAGAGAAAGTAGTACCTTTTGTTGGTGCTTTTAACTCTGTAATAAAAGAACATAAACTCTTTGATAAAACAGTTGTTGGGCTTAACTTGAGTAAAGATTATCATAACAATATCTTAGCTTTTTCTAAAAAATTTGGAATGATTGAATATCTTTCTTTTAAGTTTGAGTTTAGTTCAATCGCTCAAATATTTGAGGCGATAGATGCAAGTGATGAAAAAGCTTCAAAACTTCTAAGTTCATATAAAGAAAAATACCCAGAGCATTGTGAAAAAATATCTAAAATTACTTTTGATGATAAAGATTTAAATGTTTATAAATTATGGGGAATAATCGCAATTATCTTAGATATGAGTGATGATGAAGATTTATATGAAAGTGCAAATACTTTAGAAAAAAATGCAAAATTATTTTTAGGTTCAAAAGGTCCTAGAATTGATTATAAACTAAGTACTATAAAGGGAAAAGTTTTTCTTGACCCACTTATGGTTATAAGAACAGCTATGACTTTTAGACTAGCAGGAATAGACCCACTTAGTCTTTGTTATGGAGTAATAGAGAGTTTTGTAGAGTTTGTTTCAGGACAATTAGATGATATAAAAGAAAGTCTAAGTACAGATGTTGTAGTAGTTACGGGTTCACTTCTTGGAAACAATCATCTCTTTAGTAAATTAGATAAAGAAGTGTCTATAAATCATGAGCTTTATTTTAACAAAGAAATCTCGGTAGATGGTGATAATATCTTATATGGTGGAAATGAATTAGTTGCAGATTAA
- the hypF gene encoding carbamoyltransferase HypF produces MQIKRVKFEIFGQVQGVGFRPFIYKLVTQLSLKGFVKNNQNGVELEVEGLDANISKFETLLHSELPPLARIDKLQKTEKKQKNYTTFEIIQSTNTLDATSKTALISPDIATCSECLNDIKNTKKYLNYFATNCTNCGPRYSIIKTVPYDRVNTSMKRFTMCNSCKDEYKNPLNRRYHAQPISCNSCGPTLNESIKKTADNIKSGKIVAIKGIGGFHIICDANNSEVIKKLREFKHRPSKPFAIMCKDEEQVKEIASMSEKESELLTSKEAPIVILKKNIKNSGKYSKYIAPNIDRIACFLPYTSLHHLLFEHLENPIVATSANLANEPIIIDANMIKEKLSFVEFILDFDREIINGVDDSLLQVVDAKVQMLRLSRGFGPKVIKLPFKSKKKILAVGANAKNAIAFVIDDNIILSPHIGDLGSLKAFEFFQATIETFKRFYDFEPDIIVYDKHPNYETTSWAKQQDKELKEVQHHLAHIYATKAEFALDGNYLGFSFDGTGYGDDGLLWGGEIFLGDKRKYTFKSIKLLGGEKAIKEPRRVALSMLFDRYTLDKVLSLNLELVKSFKKSEVKILHQSYSKNLNAPKSSSVGRMFDAIASFSNLLHFQTYEGEAGLICEQNYKPEITKVFEYKVIDGVIEIEFDVFDKEIVSIYINTLCKIVLDISKQEKKDVILSGGVFQNKTLLELIIKDLKKENIKYYYQQETSINDGGIALGQAYYQVMQ; encoded by the coding sequence TTGCAGATTAAAAGAGTAAAGTTTGAAATATTTGGGCAAGTCCAAGGTGTTGGATTTCGTCCGTTTATATATAAGTTAGTTACACAACTCTCTCTTAAGGGTTTCGTAAAAAATAATCAAAATGGTGTAGAGTTAGAAGTAGAAGGCTTAGATGCAAACATATCTAAATTTGAAACACTTTTACACTCCGAGCTCCCTCCTTTAGCTAGAATAGATAAACTTCAAAAAACAGAAAAAAAACAGAAAAATTATACAACCTTTGAGATTATTCAAAGTACAAATACTCTAGATGCTACTTCTAAAACTGCTCTAATTTCTCCAGATATTGCTACATGTTCAGAGTGTCTAAACGATATAAAAAATACCAAAAAATACTTAAATTATTTTGCAACAAACTGTACAAATTGTGGACCCAGATACTCCATAATAAAAACTGTTCCTTATGATAGAGTAAACACTTCTATGAAAAGATTTACAATGTGTAACTCTTGTAAAGATGAATATAAAAATCCACTCAATCGCAGATACCACGCACAGCCAATATCTTGTAATAGTTGCGGACCAACTTTAAATGAGAGTATCAAAAAAACAGCAGATAATATTAAAAGTGGAAAAATAGTTGCCATAAAAGGAATAGGCGGTTTTCATATAATTTGTGATGCTAATAATAGTGAAGTTATAAAAAAGTTAAGAGAGTTTAAGCATAGACCTTCTAAACCTTTTGCCATAATGTGTAAAGATGAAGAGCAAGTTAAAGAAATAGCATCTATGAGTGAAAAAGAGAGTGAACTTTTAACTTCAAAAGAAGCACCAATCGTTATTTTAAAAAAGAATATAAAAAATAGTGGCAAATATTCAAAGTATATCGCTCCAAATATAGATAGAATAGCTTGTTTCTTACCTTATACTTCACTTCATCATTTACTCTTTGAGCATCTAGAAAACCCAATAGTTGCAACAAGTGCAAATTTGGCAAATGAGCCAATAATCATAGATGCCAATATGATAAAAGAAAAATTGTCTTTTGTTGAGTTTATATTGGATTTTGATAGAGAGATAATAAATGGTGTTGATGACTCTTTACTTCAAGTGGTAGATGCGAAAGTGCAGATGCTAAGACTATCTCGTGGTTTTGGACCAAAGGTTATTAAACTGCCATTTAAGAGTAAAAAGAAAATCTTAGCAGTTGGTGCAAACGCCAAAAATGCGATAGCTTTTGTAATTGATGATAATATTATTTTATCTCCTCACATCGGAGATTTAGGTTCTTTAAAAGCTTTTGAATTTTTCCAAGCAACGATAGAAACTTTTAAAAGATTTTATGATTTTGAGCCAGACATCATAGTCTATGATAAACATCCAAACTATGAAACTACTTCTTGGGCGAAACAACAAGATAAAGAGTTAAAAGAAGTTCAACATCATTTAGCACATATCTATGCAACAAAAGCTGAGTTTGCTCTTGATGGAAATTATCTAGGATTTAGTTTTGATGGAACTGGTTATGGGGATGATGGTTTACTTTGGGGTGGAGAGATTTTTTTAGGTGATAAAAGAAAATACACTTTTAAATCCATCAAACTTCTTGGTGGAGAAAAGGCTATAAAAGAACCTCGTAGAGTCGCTTTGAGTATGCTTTTTGATAGATATACTTTAGATAAAGTGTTGAGTTTAAACTTAGAACTTGTAAAATCATTTAAAAAGAGTGAAGTAAAAATTCTTCATCAAAGTTACAGTAAAAATCTAAATGCTCCTAAAAGTAGTTCAGTTGGTAGAATGTTTGATGCTATCGCTTCTTTTTCTAACCTACTTCATTTTCAAACTTATGAAGGTGAAGCAGGGCTAATATGTGAGCAAAATTATAAACCTGAGATAACAAAGGTATTTGAGTATAAAGTCATAGATGGAGTTATAGAGATAGAGTTTGATGTTTTTGATAAAGAAATAGTGAGCATCTATATAAATACCTTATGTAAAATTGTCTTAGATATCTCAAAACAAGAGAAAAAAGATGTCATCTTAAGTGGTGGTGTTTTTCAAAATAAAACACTTTTAGAGCTAATAATAAAAGACCTGAAAAAAGAAAATATAAAATACTACTATCAACAAGAAACTTCTATAAATGATGGTGGAATAGCTTTGGGACAAGCTTATTATCAAGTTATGCAATAA
- a CDS encoding DUF4041 domain-containing protein, translating to MEINIITGILFVISIISTIIAMYAIIQYKNKNTDGLSLEEQITKYNEVLTRNKTDNLLLEEQIIKYNKDLLKLKDEYKNLQKKNQLDKIEQEKILSQYHKDLEEKKLELQSLIKLEKESETLNESVIILKNELEKCEHNILEINNKKNELTNEINDIKKDIQLYSQVHNLIAVGFFEEPIYLFETSQRFKEEILLIRQEQKELIKIGQAITIPEEIAFLDESGDAKKAIKGQSKIMLKAFNIETDLLINLLKPSNFANTLEKIEKLANEIEKSALSLSCAFTEEYVKLKYNECTLQYQFKLKQAYEKEEQKAIKEQIREENQAIREYEIALAKAEKEEKMYRLALEQARKELDVVDDVTKNELIAKISFLELNLEEALANEERAKSMAQQTKRGHVYVISNIGSFGKNIYKIGMTRRLEPLDRVKELGDASVPFIFDVHAMIFSDDAPRLERELHEKFTHKRLNAVNHRKEFFNVSLSEIKEEVDNIIDIKIDFKMTALAEDYYESIKLKDVLKV from the coding sequence ATGGAAATTAATATTATTACAGGTATTTTATTTGTTATTAGTATTATATCGACAATTATAGCTATGTATGCGATAATCCAATACAAAAATAAAAATACAGATGGGTTGTCACTTGAAGAACAAATTACAAAATATAATGAAGTGTTAACGCGTAACAAAACAGATAATTTATTACTCGAAGAGCAGATTATAAAATATAATAAAGATTTATTAAAATTAAAAGATGAATATAAAAACTTACAAAAAAAAAATCAATTAGATAAAATAGAACAAGAAAAAATTCTTTCACAGTATCATAAAGATTTAGAAGAAAAAAAATTAGAATTACAAAGTCTTATTAAATTAGAGAAGGAAAGTGAAACATTAAATGAATCAGTTATCATCTTAAAAAATGAACTAGAAAAATGTGAACATAATATTTTAGAAATTAATAACAAAAAAAACGAACTTACGAATGAAATAAATGATATTAAAAAAGACATTCAATTATATTCACAAGTACATAATTTAATTGCTGTTGGATTTTTTGAAGAACCTATATATCTTTTTGAAACAAGCCAACGATTTAAAGAAGAAATACTTCTAATTCGTCAAGAGCAAAAAGAACTTATTAAAATAGGACAAGCTATTACTATACCTGAAGAAATTGCTTTTTTAGATGAGTCAGGAGATGCTAAAAAAGCAATTAAAGGGCAGTCAAAGATTATGCTTAAAGCTTTTAATATAGAAACTGATTTATTAATTAATTTATTAAAGCCTAGTAACTTTGCAAATACATTAGAAAAGATAGAAAAGCTAGCTAATGAAATAGAAAAGTCAGCATTATCTTTATCTTGTGCTTTTACAGAAGAATATGTAAAATTAAAATATAATGAATGTACATTACAATATCAATTTAAATTAAAACAAGCATATGAAAAAGAGGAACAAAAAGCTATAAAAGAACAAATACGAGAAGAAAATCAAGCTATAAGAGAATATGAAATTGCATTAGCAAAAGCTGAAAAAGAAGAAAAAATGTATAGACTTGCTTTGGAGCAAGCAAGAAAAGAACTAGATGTTGTTGATGATGTAACCAAAAATGAACTTATTGCAAAAATATCATTTTTAGAATTAAATTTAGAAGAAGCACTAGCTAATGAAGAACGAGCGAAAAGTATGGCACAACAAACAAAACGAGGACATGTTTATGTGATATCAAACATTGGTTCGTTCGGTAAAAATATTTATAAAATTGGTATGACTAGACGACTTGAACCATTAGATAGGGTTAAAGAATTGGGTGATGCATCTGTACCTTTTATATTTGATGTACATGCCATGATTTTTAGTGATGATGCCCCTAGATTAGAACGAGAATTACATGAAAAATTTACACATAAAAGATTAAATGCAGTTAATCATAGGAAAGAATTTTTCAATGTAAGCTTAAGTGAGATAAAAGAAGAAGTCGATAATATTATTGATATAAAAATTGATTTCAAAATGACAGCATTAGCTGAGGATTATTATGAGAGTATAAAATTAAAAGATGTACTGAAAGTTTAA
- a CDS encoding IS1182 family transposase, with protein sequence MSELYKQGLNRNQQLLFPPSIDDYVDEDNNVRAIDSYVELLDLTKLQFSNTRKSDRADGQKAYSPKLLLKIYIYGYLNKIRSSRALEKECKRNLELIWLAQDLKPTYRTISEFRARNPKALKQVFKEFVVLCKNIDLIGDGLKAVDGAFLRANASKNQLILKKTLDKDLTKIETEIEEYLKSLEYADKEKQPSSIINKLPKDLRKLKYQQEELSKNLKLLEEMGKTQYNKTDSDASLMKKPAHNLMAYNSQIVVDDSFKFIVATDISTVGSDRAQLHKMAKETKENLGVDKLKIVADTGYYSAKEFKKCSEDNINAIVPLANMRQVQKDKGKFTRDEFIYNDNNDCYICPNNYQLKKRIAPQIKNDKVNFIYTGTSAICKACPLKDKCIPTKAPYKQIYRWEHEYITEAHNKKMQTEESKVIVKKRGSIVEHPFGTIKRTLGWDHYLVRGKEKVSGENALIMFSYNFKRLLNLIGINLFQKLMIALKDRDISSIKEEIAQYIANSLLYVVCFFRIYFMLKFKSRKAIILR encoded by the coding sequence ATGAGTGAACTATATAAACAAGGTTTAAATAGAAATCAGCAATTATTATTTCCACCAAGTATTGATGATTATGTAGATGAAGATAACAATGTAAGAGCAATAGATTCTTATGTAGAATTATTAGACTTAACTAAACTGCAGTTTTCAAATACAAGAAAAAGTGATAGAGCAGATGGACAAAAAGCTTATAGTCCTAAACTACTGTTAAAAATATATATTTATGGTTATCTAAATAAGATAAGAAGTTCAAGAGCATTAGAAAAAGAGTGTAAAAGAAACCTAGAACTAATATGGCTAGCACAAGACTTAAAACCAACATATAGAACTATATCAGAGTTTAGAGCAAGGAATCCAAAAGCACTAAAACAAGTATTTAAAGAGTTTGTAGTTTTATGTAAAAATATAGATTTAATAGGGGATGGATTAAAAGCTGTTGATGGAGCATTTTTAAGAGCGAATGCCTCTAAAAATCAACTAATATTGAAAAAGACACTGGATAAAGATTTAACTAAAATTGAAACTGAAATAGAAGAGTATCTCAAATCACTAGAGTATGCAGATAAAGAGAAACAACCATCAAGTATCATTAATAAACTACCAAAAGATTTAAGAAAACTAAAATATCAACAAGAAGAGTTATCTAAAAACTTAAAACTTTTAGAAGAGATGGGTAAAACTCAATATAATAAAACAGATTCAGATGCTTCTCTTATGAAAAAACCTGCACATAACCTTATGGCATATAATTCACAGATAGTTGTAGATGATTCATTTAAATTCATAGTAGCTACTGATATTTCAACAGTAGGTAGCGATAGAGCACAACTGCATAAGATGGCAAAAGAGACTAAAGAAAATTTAGGAGTAGATAAACTAAAGATAGTAGCTGATACAGGATATTATAGTGCTAAAGAATTTAAAAAATGTAGTGAAGATAATATTAATGCTATTGTTCCTTTAGCAAATATGAGACAAGTTCAAAAAGACAAAGGTAAATTTACAAGAGATGAATTTATTTACAATGATAACAATGATTGCTATATATGTCCTAATAATTATCAACTAAAAAAAAGAATTGCACCACAAATAAAGAATGATAAAGTTAATTTCATTTATACAGGTACAAGTGCAATATGTAAAGCTTGTCCTCTCAAAGATAAATGTATACCTACAAAAGCACCATATAAACAAATATATAGATGGGAACATGAGTATATAACAGAAGCACATAATAAAAAGATGCAAACTGAAGAATCTAAAGTAATAGTCAAAAAAAGAGGTTCAATAGTTGAACATCCATTTGGAACAATTAAAAGAACTTTAGGTTGGGATCATTATCTTGTTCGTGGCAAAGAAAAAGTATCAGGTGAAAATGCACTTATCATGTTTAGCTATAACTTTAAAAGACTTTTAAATTTGATAGGTATAAATCTATTTCAAAAACTGATGATAGCTTTAAAAGATAGAGATATAAGTTCCATAAAAGAAGAAATAGCTCAATATATAGCTAACTCTTTATTATATGTAGTTTGTTTTTTTAGAATTTACTTTATGCTTAAATTTAAAAGTAGAAAAGCTATAATTTTAAGATAA